The Engystomops pustulosus chromosome 3, aEngPut4.maternal, whole genome shotgun sequence region gaggtctcagcctgtgagccctcttcatactttccCTGCACCTCTGCGACATAGAGCTATGGCGCaaagtgttaaggggttaagagcagTAGGTGCAAGCAGGGAGCGGTAGAGAGTAAATCACGTAAATGTAGATGTCATACAAATAAAGGGAAGAATAGAGGAGTCAGACGGAAGGAGTGATAGGTAAGAAACCAAAAAACTAAATTAACAACAAATCCATTTGCGCTCTTTTAGCATTTTCCATCCCTCGGGTTTTCGTGTGATTTGCTTCTCTGCTGCGCGGCTCGTAGCTTTATGACCTTTGGAGATGCATTTGGCTTCTATCACGTATGAGTTTTATCGTGTTTAAGCAGTTGGGCTTTATCACCAAAGCATTTTCCACAGATAGAACATGAAtagggcttctctcccgtgtgagttcGCTGATGATCTCGAAGTTTGGTTTTAGTAATAAAACATTTCAAACATTTTGTACATGAGAaaggcttctctcccgtgtgacttctatgatgtttaacaagatccgatttatttgtaaaacttttcccacattctgaacaagaaaatggcttctctccggtGTGAATTCTTAGGTGTACGGTTAGACCATATTTACCTGCAAAGCGTTTCCCACACACCGAACAGCAATAGGGTTTTTCTTCCCTATGAACTTTATTATGTGCCTTAAGACCAATAATCGTTATGAAGCTCTTGCCACATTGCGAGCAGGAGAACGGCCGCTCTACTTTGTGGACTTCTTCGTGTGCAGCGAGCGACGATTTATCCGTAAAGTGTTTTCCACATATTGAGCATAAAAGCAGTTTCTCTGCGTTGTGGCTTCTCTCGTGGGCAGCCAGAATGGTCGGATCAGAGAAGCGTTTCCCACACACGGAGCACGGATGCGGCTTCTCCTTTGCGTGCCGTTTCTTTGCATGGCTCTTCTCGTGTATAACAAGACTTGTCATGTCGGTGAAGCTTCTCCCACACTCTGAACATGAGCAGAGCATCTTTCGTGCGTGGACTTTGCTGTGCTTAACAAGCCCTGATTTATTAACAAACAGCTGTCCACATTCACTGCACTTAAACCCTTCATTTGTGGCGATAATCTGGCTGGAAGAAGGTTCGTATAACGGATTTGTAACCTGAGATCCTGGAGATATAATAAAGGTAATGAGATTTTCTCTGGAAGAGGGCGGCAGGACAACTTCATTTGCTCCTTGTAAAAATATCAGGACGTTTCCCTCAGAATTCTTACTGAAATTATCTGTTAGGATTGAAAGTAAATTTCGTAAGTGGCGATATCTGTCTAtatacctctctctctctctatatatatatctcctccAATGTGCTAGTTTTACTATATTATCAATGCCAATGCCAATCCCTGAGGATGAAACCCGAGGACAGCTGCCAGCAAGGGACACTCCATGAAGCTCGGGAAGTACAAGTGATTGTGGCGATACGAGTTTCCTAAGCTTTGACTTATTAGGTGGATCATATACAATTAGAAATGGCCGTGCATGTGGCCCAGGACATATTGTTGTGTTAGAGCTTTCATCGCTAGAACATTATGTATTTAATTAGCTAGAATACAACATATCCCACACACCAGAATATTATCATAGGATCTGTCCCCTCTTACCGTGTGATGTGCGGGGCCGGGGGTTCTCCATGATGACATCCGGGTACAGATCCTTGTGTCCCTCTAAATATGCCAACTCTTCCATGGAGAAAtacacagccacatcctgacaccttataggaacctgacacacacaatgacacagtcatcacccagacccctccagtGCCGGATCATTTCCCAGCatccccagcagtgtcacctctccagtcagcagcgcAGTCATCTTCATGGTCAGTTCTAGGATCCTCTGCTCATGGatcagggggagagggggaggctCTGGGATGGGGGTCCTACATCCCTTGGACTCATGGCTGCTAGAGGCCACACCATCTCCTGAAGTCCTCTTCACTAATGTATACTCCTGTGTATAGAGAAACTCTATGACATTTTTACATACACAATATCCTTCCATAACACATTTCACAGTCTCTAGCACTCCTTTATTTAGAACGGCCTGAGCCAAAGTCATTACGGAGTCTAATAGTGGTTCACAAGATCGTTATCACTATCTATCCCATTGTTTGACTGGTTACATCCACCATGGATGATCGCAAGCAAGAAAGGAGGAAGCTAGGAGGAACAAACCAGTCACTTTCCTGCTGGTCCTCCCACAGCTTTTGTTCTCGATATTCAGCCGTTTACCTGGTCTCTGGCTATTTTCTGAGACTAGACAAGATCCGATCTCTTTTTCTCGTGGACACTAAAGGCCCCCAATGTCTGTTCAATGAAGGGGGCTACATCTCACCCGGTTACTTAGATAGGAAAGATGAAAAGAAATTCACAATGCTTCATTATCAGTAAAAGAAACTGTGTATTGGGATGGATTTGTAGGGAATAGCAGGTAGGTTGGTACTTGCCATTCTCACCCTCTTCAGTCCACGCCTTGCGATTGATCTGGAGAAAAGTCAGGTGTCTGGGATCGCCTCTCATTAGTGAGGTATAAGACGACTTAGCTAAGCAGACCATGATGAAGCCTGGCTGAAGGAATAAGGGTGACTGACGGTGACTGATTCCAATCACATTCTGGGCCAGAACCACAGTTCTGCTATACGCTCCTGCTGGTCGATACATTTTGCTTACTATAGTCTTAGTTTGTAGTGAACTCCTGGTATCTTGGTATCCTATTTTCTCTGTACTCTTGCCTTTTTTCTGTTTATTCTTGCACCCTGTGATTTTGTACTGGGTTTGCTCCCTTGGCTGTGATCTGGCTATGGAGAATATTCTTCTGTTTTTGCATTGTCGTCACctctatgttttttacttttgtgcAGGGAGGGAATGTCTCATACTTGTCCCTTACTACTATGGTTTGCGAGTATTGATGAGCAATTAAGTTTGTCGAAAGATTGTAAAATCTGGTTCGGAATACAGACGAACGCAAACcttattaaagtcaatgggaactCGAATTTTAACATCCAAAAATGGCCTTAAAATGGAAGTCATAAGGTGTAATGGGGTAAGAACAGGGCAGCTGCCACATTTTGAAATTCATTGAATGTGGTATTTGACCATTTCAATTTTATATCCAGTGAATTTGACTTGGACTCTAACTATTGGACTCCCTAACCACTCATACAAGCGCTGCCTGGTTCATCTTAATGGACAAAAGGATGTCCACGTTGGTTGTAGAGGATGGATCATGGCCCATGCTGAACAAGCGCTCTGACAGCACACTAGCCACAGGGCCGGACAGCACCTCAGAAATTGAACGGGAAGGACCCATCTTTAGTATCAAGAGACAAGTGGACAGGTAATCTTCCACCAGGTGAATGACAGTCTGTCTCCTATTGACTATGGTGACTATTCTGGCAACTCAGGTGTCATTGTGCAGGCACTACAGCTGCAGCAGAATCAAGGACAAGCTGTCCTCAGTATCCCTCAGCCACGcttcagtgatgtctctgagctTCTCTGGGAGTTATCCTGCTTGGGGAAACCTCAACCTAATTCTCCTCTTCCAAAACTGTCCCTTAGCTATACAGTGCAGTAACTAACCACTAATCAGCAACCCAACCTGCGTGCCATGTGTGGATCGGCCTGACATTTGTTCCTCCTTTTCTTCCTCCTGTGCCAACATTACATCATCCCTCATGGTCTCAAGAGATTTTTCAAGCAGGCAGAAAATGGGGATGGTAAATCGGATAATGGCATCATATTGGTGGTATAGTGGAAGCAGTGCAGCACTGAACAAATGTCCCTCACGCAGGCCCAGTCATTGGTGAAGTGCTGTTTGCTACTACTTTCCAGGAGCTGGAATTCCACTATTGCCTGCTGCTGCTCACACAACCTTTCCAGCATGACAACGACTAGGTCAATGACTAAGAACGGCTAGcctgtttgaaacgcgttggccaaGATTACTTGCTATGGAATTTTAATATTTGcctgaaataaagaaaataagtTGTTCCTGACAAGGCTGGATATCGGAATTTTTTAATTGTCTATATGGCCCGAACAGAGGGGCGATCCGTGCCCTACCAGGACACTTTACATTGCTGGAAGGTGAGCTGGTTTTCGATGCCACTATTAACCTGCATGTATACCTGAAATGTTTTGAAACTGATTTTCCCCCAAGCCAATCTGGTCCCGCTTCACTTCTACCAAGCCAGATGCAAAATCAATAAAGGTAAATCTTCCGACTACTACTCAGGCACTGGGAGGGGAGGGGGCGGTTACGATGACCTGGGTCTGGTGGGGCAGTTCCGCAGGAAGTGGCCTCGTTTACAGCAATACAGACACGTGAAATTCTTTGCATCCATAGGCCCCAGTTGCTTTGGTTTTGGTTCAGAGATAGCAGAAGGGAGGAAGATGTTTTAGAAGTAAGAGAAGACAACACAAAGGGATGAACAAGCTCTACTATCACTTTACGTCTGCCCTTTAGCCTATGGTCAATTCGAACTGCAAGAGCTAATTTTTTCCATACAGTTTGTCTAAGTGAAGTGGAATGGGACCTATTGCTTTAGAAGTTGTTTTCCAAATGTGATGCTTCCCCCCTCACACAACGTTTCATGTGACTTCAAATATCACACTTACAAAATGACGTCTGAAGCATTCTGCTCTATCCTGGAAAACTATGCTCAATTAAATGACTGAAACTTACAAATTTCAGCCCTTGGACAGATTTAGGGAAATTCTTTCTCCTTTATTAGATGCTGTAGCAAAGGTTTGTGGTCTACACTTCCGAACACTCCTATCCACATGGACCCACTCTTCTTAATCTCTATGTACAACTACAAGCTATTCTACAGACCTGGTTGGGACTAGACCCCCTCTATCCAAAATACTTTTGCTTAGGATTCTCCTTTCAAACCTGGAAAAGTTTCTGCACTTGAAAACCATCAGACATGAAGTGCGCCATTGGATAAAACCATGGGAACATAATATGGCACAATGACAGCAGTCATGTCTCTTCTAATCGGAGCTATAATTGGTTAAATGATTGGTCAGTAGTAATTGGTCACAGCTCCTCTCTTTCCCTGATGGTACTTTATTTTCTTGTGATGCCTCCTTCCATCGACTACTGCGTTTCTCACTCATAAACTCAAAAAAAGGTTTACCTCCCCACTTAGCAGATGTAGGATCTCCAGGGTGAAGCTGAATATTCTTCTGGTGATCTCGTCCTTGTCCATCCTTGGTGGTCACTCAGGATAAGGAGCGTCtggaggagaagatgaggaaacTGGATAAGCTGGAGGGCCCACTACTGTAGGCAGGTGCATGGTGAGAGGAGGGGCCCTCACCCATACAGGGGCCACATCACCTGAGCCTCCACTGCTGGATTTACTATTCCTACTCTCCACCATGCGATTACACCTGTGCGGGAAATGTTCCCCCAGCACATTAATTGTCTGGCGCTGCGACTGAACCAGAACCGAAAGTCTGCAGTGCGGTGCGGACTCCTTAACATTACTACAAGATTCAGAAGTAACAGGTTTGGAAAGAATTACCCATCTAGATGTCACAGGCATGTCAATGGTCTCCAGGCCACCAGCTACAAATGTCTACGAGGGCCAGACCTCACAGGCACCATCTAATATATACCATACTGAAGATCAGCAGAAGATTGGAGAAGTCATCACGTAGGGTTGGAATAATATGCAggaaaaaaatactaaataaaaaaaaccttctgtTATATGAACGGTTATCAAGGCCAATTGCTGATATTTACTCCAGGGTGAGCAGGATCACCGGAGTCACTCTTGGTCACTAGGCCAGTAGATGTATCGTCACCCGCCGTCACTCCTTGTGTCTCGTCTACTGAAATGGCTACTTAGGACTATGCAAAAACAATACTTCAAAGCAAACGCTGTCATAATTCATAGATTTTAATTCCTTGTTTATACTTTTTTGATCCAGATTCTTGGATATTTCTTGCATTAACATCTGCACAAGTGTGGTGGACATCATGCACACACGCGGCGTCTTCCCTGCGCTTGCCGTAGGGGCCGAGCTGCGGCTAAGTGATACTGCTCATGAATAGGCAGTGAGGCTTCATTCGGGAGGTCTCTATTCCTGCAGCAGGTGAGAGCCGTATACCCCGGGGCCTGTTCCTAGTCTGGGGCTTAGGTGGGTAGAGCTGAGGTCACACTTACGTCTTCAGATGAGCGGTGGCCCTATTGTCCTCTAAACTCCTGTAAAATAGGACTGTGCAGGGCTAAGGCTCTTTGTTACCCGTTCACAGATGCGAGTAGACATCCAAATAgtagttttttatatataatgtatcttcTTACATGTTAATTTGCTTTACTCAAAAATTTCTTGTTCCTCCTCCTTTAATAATACTCCTTAAAAGTATTTTCTCAGAAAACTGTTATTGCGCCCTCTGGCTGCATCAATGATCATCATGAAGCCGGATATTACTAGACAGAGAGAAGATAACCCCATCCTCTCACCCCGGTGCAGGTGTGGCCACACCCCTCACACAAAAAGGGGCGGGATTAGGGAGATATGCAAAAGATTCTCCATCAGAATCAGGTCCAACCTGCAGAGCTGATCAAGGTCCTCGGTTCTTTTATCCCCTTAGATTTTATTGTTTTGCTTTTATGTGCGTCTCCTTTGTGTAGCGTGGAAGCCTCACACATTCCCTCCTGTGATGGTTTCTCCTCCCGTGATGTCTGGGTGGGAGCAGCAGCTTCTGTACATTTCACTTACCTGATGGATACGGAGTCAGAGGTCCTATAGGTTAGCTATAAAGGGCTGACTGCTCTGTGACTATCGTATGACGCA contains the following coding sequences:
- the LOC140122811 gene encoding uncharacterized protein, with protein sequence MDKDEITRRIFSFTLEILHLLSGEEYTLVKRTSGDGVASSSHESKGCRTPIPEPPPLPLIHEQRILELTMKMTALLTGEVPIRCQDVAVYFSMEELAYLEGHKDLYPDVIMENPRPRTSHDNFSKNSEGNVLIFLQGANEVVLPPSSRENLITFIISPGSQVTNPLYEPSSSQIIATNEGFKCSECGQLFVNKSGLVKHSKVHARKMLCSCSECGRSFTDMTSLVIHEKSHAKKRHAKEKPHPCSVCGKRFSDPTILAAHERSHNAEKLLLCSICGKHFTDKSSLAAHEEVHKVERPFSCSQCGKSFITIIGLKAHNKVHREEKPYCCSVCGKRFAGKYGLTVHLRIHTGEKPFSCSECGKSFTNKSDLVKHHRSHTGEKPFSCTKCLKCFITKTKLRDHQRTHTGEKPYSCSICGKCFGDKAQLLKHDKTHT